One genomic window of Agrobacterium vitis includes the following:
- a CDS encoding PAS domain-containing methyl-accepting chemotaxis protein: protein MGLLSIVFGSDIKAIFDAINRSQGVIEFDIQGNILDANDNFCKTLGYAKSDIIGKHHRIFLDPEEVKTKAYADFWAKLVSGQFDQRQYKRFTKSGDPIWIEASYNPVFRGGKPYKIVKIATDITASTNKAMDGDGKMEALLRSQAVIEFTPTGQILTANENFCKAMNYDLSEIIGKNHSMFCEQAYIASPDYKEFWRKLGADEFQSDEFLRIGKGGKKVYIQATYNPITDEKGKVVKVVKFAIDVTGRVNAIAAIGAGLERLSDCNIRMTIDEPFIPTFEHLRKDFNMSIGKFQETLAQVLAETAAVSANSHDMLKGSTSLAKRSEQQAAALEQTSAALEEITATVRESSARSKDTRNLVRDARQAATESVKVVNFTVAAMSRIEGASKEISNIITVIDEIAFQTNLLALNAGVEAARAGESGKGFAVVAQEVRELAQRSAKAAKEISELIAKSTNEVKDGVRLVGETGSALNRIESFVQSIDVNIEAISTAASEQSTSLTEISTAVNALDQMTQQNAGMVSGMNAISEALSSGAAKLSELANRFQLNRRSAIREPGSSAAMRDNDRPESNRSAA from the coding sequence ATGGGATTGTTGTCAATTGTATTCGGAAGCGACATCAAAGCTATTTTCGATGCCATAAATCGCTCTCAAGGCGTCATTGAATTCGACATCCAAGGGAATATTCTTGATGCGAATGACAATTTCTGCAAGACGCTCGGATATGCAAAATCAGATATCATTGGCAAACACCATCGGATCTTTCTCGATCCTGAAGAGGTGAAGACTAAAGCCTATGCCGATTTCTGGGCAAAACTTGTTTCCGGCCAGTTCGACCAGCGCCAATATAAGCGGTTCACCAAGTCGGGCGACCCCATCTGGATCGAAGCCTCTTACAATCCGGTTTTTCGCGGGGGTAAGCCTTACAAAATTGTAAAAATTGCCACGGACATTACGGCGTCCACAAACAAAGCTATGGATGGCGACGGCAAGATGGAAGCGTTGTTGCGTTCTCAGGCCGTTATCGAGTTCACACCGACTGGCCAGATTTTGACTGCCAACGAGAATTTCTGCAAGGCGATGAACTACGACCTCAGCGAGATCATTGGCAAAAATCATTCGATGTTTTGTGAACAAGCTTACATCGCGTCCCCCGATTACAAAGAGTTCTGGCGTAAGCTTGGAGCAGATGAGTTCCAGAGCGACGAGTTTTTGCGGATCGGGAAAGGTGGCAAGAAAGTCTATATTCAGGCCACTTATAACCCCATCACAGATGAAAAGGGAAAGGTCGTCAAGGTTGTGAAATTCGCGATCGATGTCACCGGCCGCGTCAACGCCATTGCTGCGATTGGTGCCGGTCTTGAGCGCTTGTCCGACTGCAATATCCGCATGACGATCGATGAGCCGTTCATTCCAACCTTCGAGCACTTACGTAAAGACTTCAACATGTCCATTGGCAAATTCCAGGAAACCCTGGCGCAGGTGCTGGCGGAAACGGCGGCGGTTTCCGCCAATAGTCATGATATGCTCAAGGGATCGACCAGCCTGGCAAAACGCTCGGAGCAACAGGCTGCCGCACTGGAGCAGACTTCTGCGGCATTGGAAGAAATAACCGCGACGGTGAGAGAATCCAGTGCGCGTTCCAAAGATACTCGAAACTTGGTGCGCGATGCTCGTCAGGCCGCAACCGAGTCCGTAAAGGTCGTTAACTTCACCGTCGCCGCCATGAGCCGCATCGAGGGCGCTTCGAAGGAAATCAGTAATATCATCACTGTTATCGATGAAATTGCCTTTCAGACCAACCTTTTAGCCCTGAATGCAGGCGTCGAAGCAGCCCGCGCTGGTGAAAGTGGCAAGGGCTTTGCGGTCGTGGCCCAGGAGGTCCGTGAGTTGGCTCAACGCTCCGCCAAGGCCGCCAAGGAAATTTCGGAATTGATCGCTAAATCGACCAATGAAGTGAAGGACGGTGTACGTCTGGTCGGGGAAACCGGCAGTGCGCTGAACCGGATCGAGTCCTTCGTGCAATCTATCGATGTTAATATTGAAGCCATTTCCACGGCAGCGTCGGAGCAATCCACTAGCCTCACGGAAATCAGCACTGCGGTCAACGCCTTAGACCAGATGACACAACAGAACGCGGGAATGGTCAGCGGCATGAATGCCATCAGCGAAGCGCTTTCCAGTGGCGCGGCTAAACTGAGCGAACTGGCCAACCGCTTCCAGCTCAACAGGCGCAGTGCCATCCGCGAGCCGGGAAGTTCCGCTGCAATGCGCGACAACGACAGGCCGGAAAGCAATCGCTCGGCGGCCTGA
- a CDS encoding EAL domain-containing protein translates to MPVFKFSKLVRELLTVRSDNPDLLKAQYRAFSSQMPMMYFILLSSSWALAITHFQSSPLYLTVGMPLLFTCLGGLRMVFWLRNRSVEPTAEMAHAAMTCANRLAIVIAITFAVWCYMLLPYGDEYERSYVSFYMAITVMSCIFCLMYLRSAAVIVTIIVSISFIIFFISLEKLICIAVAVNIILVCAGIISVLLTNYRNFEQMVLSQHRAEALSNENLRLAHVDSLTELPNRRAFFSYLEFELTKASTVGSRVALGLIDLDGFKPINDLYGHSTGDRLLVEVGKRLLDLPEGHKIFRLGGDEFAVIATNSLDDEQFLSAANALIERLHHPFHMAEATVQISASMGIAIYPDLTLTPDRLLDQADYALYHAKNTRRGSAVLFNACHERQININASIEQTLKQADISHEMSVVYQPIIDITQGKPVGFEALARWESPTLGCVSPAEFFPIAERAGIVGLLTRPLLRKALDAASQWDRDLRLSFNLSAYDLNSSESATLLIDIIENGKFDAGRIDFEITETAFTHDFTQVKRSIEMLRSRGCGISLDDFGIGYSSLTRLHSLPLTKIKIDRSFVVGLDKTPASYKIVKSVLALSQDMGLECVVEGIETHDELAALQKLGGILVQGYICSPPLRESDVAEFIARTADTSAFQASGVFNF, encoded by the coding sequence ATGCCGGTTTTCAAATTCTCTAAACTCGTTCGTGAATTGCTGACTGTCCGATCTGATAATCCCGATTTGCTAAAAGCCCAATATCGCGCTTTCTCCAGCCAAATGCCGATGATGTATTTCATCTTGCTGTCCAGCAGCTGGGCGTTGGCCATCACGCATTTTCAGTCCTCGCCCTTGTATCTTACCGTCGGCATGCCACTTCTGTTTACGTGTCTAGGCGGCCTACGAATGGTATTCTGGTTGCGAAACCGCAGTGTTGAGCCGACAGCTGAAATGGCCCACGCCGCAATGACCTGCGCAAATCGTCTTGCCATTGTCATTGCAATCACATTTGCGGTTTGGTGTTACATGTTGTTACCTTATGGAGATGAATACGAGCGATCTTACGTCTCATTCTACATGGCAATTACCGTAATGTCTTGCATATTCTGCTTGATGTACCTGCGATCTGCGGCAGTAATTGTTACTATAATCGTCAGCATATCATTTATAATATTTTTCATTTCACTTGAAAAACTTATTTGTATAGCCGTTGCGGTCAATATCATATTGGTTTGCGCAGGAATTATATCGGTTTTGCTCACGAATTATCGCAATTTCGAGCAGATGGTCCTATCACAACATAGGGCAGAAGCGTTGAGCAACGAAAATTTACGACTGGCCCACGTCGATAGCCTAACCGAGCTACCAAACCGACGAGCGTTTTTTTCGTATCTTGAATTCGAACTGACGAAAGCGAGCACCGTTGGTTCCAGGGTCGCCCTTGGCCTTATCGACCTCGACGGGTTCAAACCGATTAACGACCTTTACGGCCATTCGACAGGTGATCGGCTTTTGGTTGAAGTGGGAAAACGTCTGTTGGATCTTCCTGAGGGCCACAAAATCTTCCGGCTGGGCGGTGATGAATTTGCGGTGATTGCGACGAATTCTCTAGACGATGAACAGTTCTTAAGCGCCGCGAATGCACTGATTGAGCGGCTTCATCACCCTTTCCATATGGCGGAGGCCACCGTTCAGATTTCTGCATCAATGGGCATTGCAATCTATCCGGATCTCACATTGACGCCAGATAGATTGCTTGATCAGGCTGACTACGCCCTCTATCACGCAAAGAATACTCGACGGGGGAGTGCGGTATTGTTTAACGCGTGCCATGAAAGACAAATCAATATTAACGCCAGCATCGAACAAACACTCAAGCAAGCTGACATATCGCATGAAATGTCCGTCGTCTATCAGCCCATCATTGATATCACACAGGGAAAGCCCGTTGGCTTCGAGGCGCTGGCCCGGTGGGAAAGCCCAACATTAGGCTGTGTATCGCCCGCCGAATTTTTTCCTATTGCGGAGCGAGCCGGGATCGTCGGTCTTTTAACGAGACCACTTCTTAGAAAGGCACTTGATGCCGCAAGCCAATGGGATAGGGACCTCCGGCTATCTTTCAATCTTTCTGCTTACGATCTTAACTCGAGCGAAAGTGCGACGCTCTTGATTGATATCATCGAGAATGGGAAATTTGACGCAGGTCGTATTGATTTTGAAATTACCGAAACAGCATTCACACATGACTTCACACAGGTTAAGCGGTCCATTGAAATGCTGCGGTCACGTGGCTGCGGAATTTCTCTTGACGATTTTGGCATTGGTTACTCGAGCCTCACACGACTGCACTCTCTTCCACTCACCAAGATCAAGATTGATCGCAGCTTTGTCGTAGGTCTGGACAAGACACCTGCAAGTTATAAAATTGTTAAGTCCGTACTCGCTCTCAGCCAAGATATGGGATTGGAGTGTGTTGTTGAAGGTATAGAAACACACGACGAATTGGCGGCTCTACAGAAACTCGGCGGAATCCTCGTTCAAGGTTATATCTGTTCTCCGCCACTCCGAGAGTCAGACGTGGCGGAGTTCATTGCGCGAACGGCAGATACAAGTGCTTTTCAGGCGTCCGGCGTGTTCAATTTTTGA
- a CDS encoding acyl-CoA dehydrogenase family protein: MSIDFNLNADQIALRDGARAFANTVLKDVRKTIAQYSRPDERFYAIKPFFEQGVHAGFVNALLPKEAGGSEIPTLDFALVAEELTSVDVNIPSALLGSGLCIKPVAMFGTKEQKKRLLSDFAEDGTRLGALAFTEVTGGANFDSPDPRFGVKTSATLEGDEWVINGEKHYTTNGTGWDGNNCHLYAVVCRTDLTRNAEESLAVIMVPGSTPGVRVTGLLDTVGHRATISPRMTFENVRVPANNILGEPGDGIKIVSTNFAWTAALIGAACVGVMRAAYDYALQYARADSRSGPHPIIEYPTVGYMLADMKMKIEACRYMTWKACHQYDQSKGTEHELAVMTKVFCSETCVDVVYDAMRVVGVDSYTDMHPLAELMNDAMCFPLYDGGNMGARRRNLHSIIKSSSYSSLTAPYATFA, translated from the coding sequence ATGAGTATAGATTTCAACCTGAATGCGGACCAGATTGCCCTTCGCGATGGCGCGCGTGCCTTTGCCAACACAGTCCTGAAGGACGTTCGCAAGACAATCGCCCAATATTCTCGACCGGATGAACGCTTCTATGCAATCAAGCCATTCTTTGAACAGGGCGTTCATGCTGGCTTTGTCAACGCTCTCCTTCCTAAGGAAGCGGGCGGCTCAGAAATTCCCACTCTTGATTTTGCACTTGTGGCGGAAGAGCTAACGTCAGTCGATGTTAACATTCCATCTGCACTTTTGGGCAGCGGCCTTTGCATCAAGCCGGTTGCGATGTTCGGAACCAAAGAGCAGAAAAAGCGATTGCTGTCGGATTTTGCCGAGGATGGAACGCGCCTGGGAGCGCTGGCGTTCACGGAGGTTACGGGTGGCGCCAATTTCGATTCTCCCGATCCCCGTTTCGGTGTTAAGACGTCCGCTACCCTGGAAGGTGATGAGTGGGTGATCAACGGCGAAAAGCATTACACCACCAATGGTACCGGCTGGGACGGCAATAATTGCCACCTTTATGCCGTCGTTTGCAGAACCGATCTGACCCGGAACGCCGAGGAATCACTTGCAGTCATCATGGTTCCGGGCAGCACGCCCGGCGTTCGGGTTACGGGGCTCCTCGATACGGTCGGCCACCGGGCAACGATTTCTCCGCGGATGACCTTTGAGAATGTACGTGTGCCGGCAAACAACATTCTGGGAGAGCCGGGCGACGGAATCAAAATCGTTTCCACGAATTTCGCCTGGACCGCCGCGCTGATCGGTGCGGCCTGTGTTGGTGTCATGCGTGCCGCCTACGACTATGCCCTGCAATATGCGCGTGCCGACTCCCGCTCCGGGCCACATCCAATCATTGAATATCCGACGGTCGGCTATATGCTTGCTGACATGAAGATGAAGATCGAGGCCTGCCGTTACATGACGTGGAAGGCGTGCCATCAATACGACCAGTCCAAAGGTACGGAGCATGAACTGGCAGTGATGACAAAGGTCTTCTGCTCGGAAACATGCGTAGACGTCGTCTATGATGCCATGCGGGTTGTTGGCGTAGACAGTTATACTGATATGCATCCGCTCGCAGAACTGATGAACGATGCGATGTGCTTCCCGCTTTATGACGGCGGCAACATGGGAGCTCGCCGACGCAATCTGCACAGCATCATCAAGAGTTCTTCCTACAGTTCTCTGACGGCGCCTTACGCGACATTTGCCTGA